Below is a genomic region from Spirosoma radiotolerans.
TATTCCTTTCCTGCTCTTTCACTCTTTCACTCTTTCGCTCTTTCGCTCTTTAAAAATGCTCTATTACCTCTTCCAGTTTCTTGACGAACGCTACAACTTCCCCGGCGCGGGAGTTTTCCAATACATTTCATTCCGGGCGCTTGGCGCTGTTATTACCTCGCTGCTGATTGCGGCCATCTTCGGTCGGCGCATTATCGACACGCTGCGTAACCTCCAGATCGGTGAGTCGATCCGGGATTTGGGACTGGAGGGGCAGATGCAGAAACGTGGTACGCCCACCATGGGTGGCTTTATTATTCTGGCCTCCCTGTTGATTCCGGCATTGCTCTTTGCCAAACTGTCAAACGTCTATGTTATCCTGGCCCTCGTATCGACCGTCTGGACAGGTTTAATTGGCTTTCTGGATGACTATATCAAAGTTTTCAAGAAAAATAAAGAAGGACTGGAAGGCAAATTTAAGGTAGTTGGGCAAGTGGGTTTAGGACTGATTGTCGGGTTGACGTTGTACTTCAACGACTCCGTTAAAATTCGGGTCTATGCCCCCCGGCTGCTCAGCACCTCCAACGTACCCGACGTGTATACCGATATCAAGTCTACCCTGACAACGGTGCCGTTTATAAAAAATAACGAATTTGACTACCACTCGCTATTATTCGGACTTGTGCCGGATAGTTATACGTGGATCATTTACGTCATTATCTGCATATTCATTATTACGGCCGTATCGAACGGCGCGAACATTACGGACGGAATCGACGGACTGGCCGCTGGTACCTCTGTCATCATCGGTCTTACAATTGGGGTACTGGCTTACCTGTCGGGTAACAAAGTTTTTTCGCAGTATCTCAACATCATGTATATCCCGAATTCGGGCGAGCTGGTAATCTTCTGTGCGGCCTTTGTGGGAGCCTGCGTCGGGTTTTTATGGTATAACTCCTATCCGGCTCAGGTATTTATGGGCGACACGGGCAGTCTGATGTTGGGGGGCGTTATAGCGGTGTTGTTTCTGGCCATTCGAAAGGAGCTGATGATTCCCATTATCTGCGGCATTTTCCTGGTCGAGCTGGTCTCGGTGATTATGCAGGTCAGCTATTTTAAATACACGAAGCGCAAGTTTGGGGAAGGCAGGCGAATCTTCCTCATGTCGCCCCTGCACCACCATTTTCAGAAAAAAGGGTACCACGAAGCCAAGCTTGTCACGCGCTTCTGGATCGTCGGAATTATCCTGGCCGTACTGGCCTTAGCGACGCTGAAGCTGCGGTAGGCATGATTTCTTATTATCCCCTTGTATTTCAGTGCTATATCTCCTATATTTGCACTCCCGTTTCAGGACGGACCTGTTTTTTAAGCAGATAAGGTATTATAAATCAAACAATTAGTCTCCATAATAGTGAATACGCTCAGTTACAAAACCATCTCTGCCAACAAAGAAACGGCGCAGAAGGAGTGGGTTGTGGTTGACGCTCAGGGTGAAGTGCTCGGTCGGCTGGCCAGCAACATCGCACGCCTGATTCGCGGCAAACACAAAACCAACTTCACGCCACACGTTGACTGCGGAGACAACGTGATTGTCATCAATGCCGACAAGGTTCGCCTGACCGGTGCCAAGATGACCGACAAAGTCTATGTCCGCCACACAGGTTATCCTGGTGGTCAACGGTTCGCATCGCCCCGGTTGCTGCTTGAAAAACATCCCGAGCGTATCATCGAACACGCCGTAAAAGGTATGTTGCCGAAAAATCGGCTTGGTCGTCGGTTGTATACCAACTTGTACGTTTATGCCGGTGGTCAACACCCTCACGAGGCTCAGCAACCAACAGAAGTTAAATTCTAAGTCATAATGGATCGTATTAATACCATTGGCCGCCGTAAAACTGCCATCTCCCGCATCTACATGTCGGCGGGCAGCGGAGCCATCTCGGTGAACGGAAAAGATTACAAACAGTATTTTCCTACCGAAGTCCTGCAAATCATTCTGAACCAGCCGTTCGCAACGGTCAACGGTGTTGGTGGTTACGACGTAAAAGTGAACGTTCGTGGTGGTGGTGTGGCCGGTCAGGCCGAAGCTACGCGTATGGCTATTGCCCGTGCACTCGTCGAAATGAACGCTGAGTTCCGTCCGGCCCTCAAAAAAGAAGGCTTCCTGACGCGGGATTCGCGTATGGTAGAACGGAAGAAATACGGTCGTCGGAAAGCCCGTCGTCGGTTCCAGTTCTCGAAACGTTAATTTGGTTTCACGTATTCAGTTCACGGTTTTCTGTCAGATTCTCAACTTATTTGCTGATAACCGACCACTGAAAGCGATAAACCTTATACCGATTTTGTCCAGACTACCCTTAGATGATGCCGACGGGTGGTGCTGCGTATTTTTTAACAACATTCATTTTTCAAGTCGGAAATGGCACAAATTGAATATAAAGATCTCCTCGACGCTGGTGTG
It encodes:
- the mraY gene encoding phospho-N-acetylmuramoyl-pentapeptide-transferase, with translation MLYYLFQFLDERYNFPGAGVFQYISFRALGAVITSLLIAAIFGRRIIDTLRNLQIGESIRDLGLEGQMQKRGTPTMGGFIILASLLIPALLFAKLSNVYVILALVSTVWTGLIGFLDDYIKVFKKNKEGLEGKFKVVGQVGLGLIVGLTLYFNDSVKIRVYAPRLLSTSNVPDVYTDIKSTLTTVPFIKNNEFDYHSLLFGLVPDSYTWIIYVIICIFIITAVSNGANITDGIDGLAAGTSVIIGLTIGVLAYLSGNKVFSQYLNIMYIPNSGELVIFCAAFVGACVGFLWYNSYPAQVFMGDTGSLMLGGVIAVLFLAIRKELMIPIICGIFLVELVSVIMQVSYFKYTKRKFGEGRRIFLMSPLHHHFQKKGYHEAKLVTRFWIVGIILAVLALATLKLR
- the rplM gene encoding 50S ribosomal protein L13, with product MNTLSYKTISANKETAQKEWVVVDAQGEVLGRLASNIARLIRGKHKTNFTPHVDCGDNVIVINADKVRLTGAKMTDKVYVRHTGYPGGQRFASPRLLLEKHPERIIEHAVKGMLPKNRLGRRLYTNLYVYAGGQHPHEAQQPTEVKF
- the rpsI gene encoding 30S ribosomal protein S9 — translated: MDRINTIGRRKTAISRIYMSAGSGAISVNGKDYKQYFPTEVLQIILNQPFATVNGVGGYDVKVNVRGGGVAGQAEATRMAIARALVEMNAEFRPALKKEGFLTRDSRMVERKKYGRRKARRRFQFSKR